The following is a genomic window from Ethanoligenens harbinense YUAN-3.
ATCAGGTCGGAATGGAACTCATTCAGGGATTGACCGGAAGCTTTTCGGTGATCCTTTCCGTACCTCTGGTCGCTTATCTTGCTGCAAAATTGTATACCCTCCACCCTTCTGCAGAGAAGAAAAAAAGGATTGCGGCCTCCCCGAGCAAGCCGCATGAGTTTACATAAAAAGCACAGGAAAACCATCTATAGAGGGAGGATATATGCTGAAAAACAAAATGATCTCCGCAGTATTGGCGCTGGTGCTGAGCCTTGGCCTGTCAAATACAGGGGGGGCCCTGGCATCGTCCGCCAGCACAACTGCTGACAAAGCAACCGCCTCATCCGCGCAGCAGTCAAACGGGCAGAAGTGGAAAGTGACCCGCCTGAGCTCTGCATCCGGGCAGCCGGAACAGAAAGCGACCGCCACCGTTTCTTCCGGCAACACCCAGTCGTTTGACTCCAGCAACATCGTTCTGAACGTGCCGGTGCTTGCCGACACCCACATTGAGGTACCGACCGAAACATTCCAGTCTTCCAAACTTGCCACTGCACTCGCTCAGGAAATCGCCTTTGCCGGCGGCGCCCAGAATCTGGATGCGCTCGTCGTAGACGGTGACCTGACCAACTACGGCATGACCAGCCAGGTGCAGGCAGCCAAAAGCGTATTTGACAAAAGCGGCATCGACCCTGCCAAAACGCGTTTTATCTTTGGCATGGGCAACCACGATTTCTATAACATGTCGCAATACAACGACACCATTAAAGGCGCCCAGCTTTACACCAATATCTTCGGCAATGAGGTATTCAATGGCGCCACCGAATCTGAAATCGAAAATGCCGATTATCACACGGTGGTCAAGGGCTATCACTTCATCGTCGTCAACTGCGCGGCCTATAACGGCGGCGTCACCTACAGCAGCACGGACCTGGATTGGCTGAAAACACAGCTTGCCGCAGCCTCTGCAGCAGACCCCAATAAACCGATCTTCGTATTTTCCCACCCGGGCATCGTCGGTACAAACCTGGGGAGCAACGACGGTAGTTTCTGGGCGGGGTCACAGCTCGACGCCATTCTGAAAAATTATCCGCAGGTCGTCTTTTTCAACGGCCATCTACACTATCCGGAACAGGACGAACGCAATATCTGGCAGGGCGGTTATACGGCCGTGCAAATCGGCTCCACCTACTATATGTCCAACCACACAAACGATGATTACAACAATAACAAAGAATTTATCGACATTGCTTCCGGCATGGAAACAGCCGACTGCCAGGATACATCCGAGGGCCTGTTCATGCAGGTAGACGCAAATAATAATGTCCGGCTGACACGCATGGATTTTGAAACAAACAAGCAAATCAAGACGCCTTGGATTATTCCCGCGCCAACATCCCAAACGCATCTGACCTCCTTTACACCGGATGCGGAAAAAGCGGCCGGGACGGCGCCAACGTTCCCGTCCGACGGAACATTTAAGGTTTTGGAACAGGACAACAACGGCTACAAGTTCCAGTTCACGCAGGCTCAGGGCACGGACTCCGACTGGACTTACGCCTATCATCTGTCCTTTATTGACAAAGCCACCGGCAAAACCATCACGACTCTTTCCACTCTTTCGGATTTCTACCGCGCCGATCAGGCAAGCGACATGAACTCCACGTTGACCAAAACCGCTACCCTTTCGCAGATCAGCCCCTTCAAAATCAGCAACAACGATTATATTGTCAAGCTCACCGCACTGGACAGCTATGGAAACGAAAGCGCTCCAGAAACCTTTGAGGTACAGGGCCAGGGATATCAGGGCAGCAATTTTCCGGATATCCTGAATGTAAACTATACCACCGGTTCCGAATCGGATCTTTCCGGCAATCTTACCCCAATGGTATCAGTCGGAAGCCCCAAATTGGTTGCGGACAGCAGCCTGGGAGGCAAAACGGTCCTTTCTCTGGACGGGAGCAGCTATCTGAATTACGATGTATCAGACGCACAGCTTGCCAATATGTCCAGTTCATTCACCACTGAATCGATTTTCAAGCTCAATAAAGTCGGTGACAATGTGGTTGTAGAAAACTGCCAAAGCGGTTCCGGCATGGGCTTTGAAACGACGTCTACCAACTACTGTGAAATTTGGGCACATATCAACGGCAGCTATACCCGCGTGGGAACGCAGCTGCAAACGGGAAAATATTACGACATGGTTGCGACTTATGACGGAAGCACCGTCAGCTTGTATCTAGACGGCCAACTGATCGGTTCGCAGGCTGCCAGCGGGACGGTCAACAACAACAGCGGCATCGCCATCTGCATCGGCGGCAACCCGAACGGCCACAACACGGCCATATCCAGCACCCTGCTCAACGGCTCGGTGGCCATGGTTCGCGTGACATCAGCAGCCATATCCGCCGGTGATGTCCAATCCCGTTACCAGTCTAACCTTAGCGGCATCCTGAGCAACGCTCAGGTGCAAGCCCCCAGAGCAGACGTAATGGATGTGAATTTTGCCAACGGCTCGCCAGCCGATCAAACCGGCACGTTTGCCAGCCAGACCTTGGGCACGCCAACAGTTTCAAAAGACACCGCGCTTAACCGAAC
Proteins encoded in this region:
- a CDS encoding LamG-like jellyroll fold domain-containing protein; this translates as MLKNKMISAVLALVLSLGLSNTGGALASSASTTADKATASSAQQSNGQKWKVTRLSSASGQPEQKATATVSSGNTQSFDSSNIVLNVPVLADTHIEVPTETFQSSKLATALAQEIAFAGGAQNLDALVVDGDLTNYGMTSQVQAAKSVFDKSGIDPAKTRFIFGMGNHDFYNMSQYNDTIKGAQLYTNIFGNEVFNGATESEIENADYHTVVKGYHFIVVNCAAYNGGVTYSSTDLDWLKTQLAAASAADPNKPIFVFSHPGIVGTNLGSNDGSFWAGSQLDAILKNYPQVVFFNGHLHYPEQDERNIWQGGYTAVQIGSTYYMSNHTNDDYNNNKEFIDIASGMETADCQDTSEGLFMQVDANNNVRLTRMDFETNKQIKTPWIIPAPTSQTHLTSFTPDAEKAAGTAPTFPSDGTFKVLEQDNNGYKFQFTQAQGTDSDWTYAYHLSFIDKATGKTITTLSTLSDFYRADQASDMNSTLTKTATLSQISPFKISNNDYIVKLTALDSYGNESAPETFEVQGQGYQGSNFPDILNVNYTTGSESDLSGNLTPMVSVGSPKLVADSSLGGKTVLSLDGSSYLNYDVSDAQLANMSSSFTTESIFKLNKVGDNVVVENCQSGSGMGFETTSTNYCEIWAHINGSYTRVGTQLQTGKYYDMVATYDGSTVSLYLDGQLIGSQAASGTVNNNSGIAICIGGNPNGHNTAISSTLLNGSVAMVRVTSAAISAGDVQSRYQSNLSGILSNAQVQAPRADVMDVNFANGSPADQTGTFASQTLGTPTVSKDTALNRTVASFDGQTAAYRYPSNDTIYSKMQNAVSMECMVNFPDLSSNNEHDIFSNQQSGGMGFGAQGNKLVWFININGSYQELTSTIYAKTWYHAVGTYDGTTAKLYVNGQLVDSASAPGTVHFPSDSSGAQSYYLGCDSGPGNQMQYPSTGSVALARLYSTALSQDQVTYTYANALAAQKTTGNSTYVAKQVKTAPVIDGKLDDASWSDSFITYTDPTTGKSMQFKYTWDQNNLYVAGKYTDSTLFCNPEKIFAGDSNAPSGALYSWDYDDVGLYISPTDSQGDYSGNDVQFIFTYQSDGKPALRVGGGASNQQTNYADGVYNAVHTGCSDTSTGWNLEAAIPFSVLGITDPTTATFAIGMAQNDVDPNAKSSVVVSDGKAAWNSFAGANTLTFSTDYDSGSSGSGSSSSGSSSSGSSSSSSSSGGSSSGGSSSSSSSSGGSSDSGSSSSGSSSGSSSGGGSSSSGSSGSGSSSSSSSSGGSSSGGSSGSGSSGGGSSGSGSSGSTVTMTDSSTGIQIVSQNGILPAGAVLRIEPVTSGTSYHTAQTALANIGTDFKLYQIDILANGTTFEPNGTIVIHMPIPDGYNASRLAIYRVNDDGTIVKMDGSVVGNQFVFTTDHLSTYALVETKTQVPSSSLSNSSLSAVSSSGSVSSTASNPDTGTNQLPFMLLPAAALMGAAALLIIKRKFR